A window from Cellulomonas sp. C5510 encodes these proteins:
- a CDS encoding class I mannose-6-phosphate isomerase, which translates to MTRPVPLPANQPADRFYAGGARIAAFRGPGGHPAAGDHVPEDWVGSTTTLFGEHELGRTRLPDGRLLADAVAADPSAWLGPEHVARYGADAGLLVKLLDAGERLPVHAHPDVAFAARHLGLAHGKTEAWVALTAAPVHLGFRRDVGAAELRKWVDRQDTAGMLDAMHVLDLEPGDAVLVPAGLPHAIGAGAFVVELQEPTDLSILVEWDGFAIDGAAAGHLGLGFDVALAAVDRRGRSAAEVAALRGARAGDDGDLLPAAAPFFRVERLRGAGGWDPGFAVVVAVAGSGALVAADGGRTPVSAGSTVLVPWSAGPLRVEPDAGAALEVLRCRPPAADAGQQPAES; encoded by the coding sequence GTGACCCGCCCCGTCCCCCTGCCGGCCAACCAGCCGGCCGACCGCTTCTACGCCGGCGGCGCCCGCATCGCGGCGTTCCGCGGCCCCGGCGGGCACCCGGCCGCGGGCGACCACGTGCCGGAGGACTGGGTGGGGTCGACCACGACGCTGTTCGGCGAGCACGAGCTCGGCCGCACGCGGCTGCCCGACGGCCGGCTGCTCGCCGACGCGGTCGCCGCGGACCCCAGCGCGTGGCTCGGGCCCGAGCACGTCGCGCGGTACGGCGCCGACGCCGGCCTGCTGGTCAAGCTGCTCGACGCGGGGGAGCGGCTGCCGGTGCACGCGCACCCCGACGTGGCGTTCGCGGCACGGCACCTGGGCCTCGCCCACGGCAAGACGGAGGCGTGGGTGGCGCTCACCGCCGCCCCGGTGCACCTCGGGTTCCGGCGCGACGTCGGCGCCGCCGAGCTGCGGAAGTGGGTGGACCGCCAGGACACCGCGGGCATGCTCGACGCGATGCACGTGCTCGACCTGGAGCCCGGCGACGCCGTGCTGGTGCCCGCGGGGCTGCCGCACGCGATCGGCGCCGGCGCGTTCGTGGTCGAGCTCCAGGAGCCCACCGACCTGTCGATCCTCGTCGAGTGGGACGGGTTCGCGATCGACGGCGCGGCCGCGGGGCACCTGGGCCTGGGGTTCGACGTGGCGCTCGCGGCGGTCGACCGGCGCGGACGGTCGGCGGCCGAGGTCGCCGCGCTGCGGGGCGCGCGGGCCGGCGACGACGGGGACCTGCTGCCCGCCGCCGCGCCGTTCTTCCGCGTCGAGCGGCTGCGCGGCGCAGGCGGGTGGGACCCGGGGTTCGCGGTCGTGGTCGCCGTCGCGGGCAGCGGCGCGCTGGTCGCGGCGGACGGCGGGCGCACCCCGGTGTCAGCGGGCTCGACGGTCCTGGTGCCGTGGTCGGCCGGGCCGCTGCGCGTCGAGCCGGACGCGGGCGCCGCGCTCGAGGTCCTGCGCTGCCGCCCGCCGGCCGCCGACGCGGGTCAGCAGCCCGCGGAGTCGTAG
- a CDS encoding DUF4432 family protein, with translation MTARGAGELLTEGLVALPEAVAQVLDVVRPGGERLLVVRLAGGLSFDVRPDRGLDLGPAWWGDVPLAWRSPHRADPGPGAGWEERFLGGLVVTCGPENIGPPTATAGQHGSHHLTPATEVRWWREVTPSGVAVHVRGVVGFSTLYGTRLVVEREIVATTGRPRVEVRDVVRNDGDAPVGVPLLYHVNLGAPLLAPGGRLRVDAGRTRLREPLPPGREALAMPEPSPGADAVVGEHRDLAVTDGRARAVLTGGAAEVAVDWTAATLPRLCTWAWPARGAWVLGVEPANAPLFGPERDGPHAGAPVLGPGESWRTGVVVEVLPPEADPAASPGRAAAPAGSGAHPGPHPDPRPEEQP, from the coding sequence GTGACCGCCCGCGGGGCCGGGGAGCTGCTGACCGAGGGCCTGGTCGCGCTCCCGGAGGCGGTCGCCCAGGTGCTCGACGTGGTCCGGCCGGGCGGGGAGCGGCTCCTGGTGGTCCGCCTGGCCGGCGGGCTCTCGTTCGACGTGCGGCCCGACCGCGGCCTCGACCTCGGGCCGGCGTGGTGGGGGGACGTGCCGCTCGCGTGGCGGTCGCCGCACCGCGCGGACCCCGGGCCGGGCGCCGGGTGGGAGGAGCGGTTCCTCGGCGGCCTCGTGGTGACGTGCGGGCCGGAGAACATCGGACCGCCCACCGCGACGGCCGGGCAGCACGGCAGCCACCACCTCACGCCCGCCACGGAGGTCCGGTGGTGGCGCGAGGTGACGCCGTCCGGGGTCGCCGTGCACGTCCGCGGGGTCGTGGGGTTCTCCACGCTGTACGGCACGCGGCTCGTCGTCGAGCGCGAGATCGTCGCGACCACCGGCAGGCCGCGCGTCGAGGTCCGCGACGTGGTGCGCAACGACGGCGACGCCCCGGTCGGCGTGCCGCTGCTGTACCACGTCAACCTCGGCGCGCCGCTGCTGGCCCCCGGCGGCAGGCTGCGCGTGGACGCCGGCCGGACCCGGCTGCGGGAACCGCTGCCTCCGGGGCGCGAGGCCCTGGCGATGCCGGAGCCGTCGCCCGGCGCCGACGCGGTCGTGGGCGAGCACCGGGACCTGGCGGTCACGGACGGGCGCGCGCGGGCGGTCCTCACCGGCGGCGCCGCGGAGGTGGCCGTCGACTGGACCGCCGCGACCCTGCCGCGGCTGTGCACGTGGGCGTGGCCGGCCCGCGGGGCGTGGGTGCTCGGCGTCGAGCCGGCGAACGCGCCGCTGTTCGGGCCGGAGCGCGACGGCCCGCACGCCGGTGCGCCGGTGCTCGGGCCGGGGGAGTCGTGGCGGACGGGCGTCGTCGTCGAGGTGCTGCCGCCGGAGGCCGACCCCGCCGCGTCCCCGGGCCGCGCCGCGGCGCCCGCCGGTTCCGGCGCACACCCCGGTCCCCACCCCGATCCCCGCCCGGAGGAGCAGCCGTGA
- a CDS encoding PfkB family carbohydrate kinase — translation MSTRYVLGLGGTVDYEIDWDPGTLERLAAEWGLRADELDARIPVLSERDLLRSLLGFVRDGAGGERFVASSEIVEAFARRFSSRVTLGGTCVRAAIAMDRVRGLPALVHLVSIDDDVRRLLPASTTYLCSADRDTTDPHLIVQYPAGSAVRVAGVEVVAARPNRLIYVNDPPNRELVLHPALGDACASADVVLVSGFNVIQERDTLDARLATLAADLDRVPPGGFVYFEDAGYHLPALREPVRDVLAPRVDVWAVNEDELQEWTGRAVDLLDAADVAKALEELHAAVPARTLVVHTQHWALAVGAGAAGLRTALRGGIDMASTRYVHGDAFTRDDYVATAARTPGAAGTRFAREVEALAADVACEPAYVLDVPRPTTIGLGDTFVGGFLAALAAP, via the coding sequence ATGAGCACGCGCTACGTCCTGGGACTCGGCGGGACCGTCGACTACGAGATCGACTGGGACCCGGGGACGCTCGAGCGGCTGGCCGCGGAGTGGGGGCTGCGCGCGGACGAGCTGGACGCCCGCATCCCGGTGCTCAGCGAGCGGGACCTGCTGCGCTCGCTGCTCGGCTTCGTCCGGGACGGGGCGGGCGGCGAGCGGTTCGTCGCGTCGTCCGAGATCGTCGAGGCGTTCGCCCGGAGGTTCTCGTCGCGGGTGACGCTGGGCGGCACGTGCGTGCGCGCGGCGATCGCCATGGACCGGGTGCGTGGCCTGCCGGCCCTGGTGCACCTCGTGAGCATCGACGACGACGTGCGGCGGCTGCTGCCCGCGAGCACCACCTACCTGTGCTCGGCGGACCGCGACACCACCGACCCGCACCTCATCGTGCAGTACCCGGCGGGGTCCGCGGTGCGGGTCGCCGGCGTCGAGGTGGTGGCCGCCCGCCCGAACCGCCTCATCTACGTGAACGACCCGCCGAACCGGGAGCTGGTGCTGCACCCGGCCCTGGGTGACGCGTGCGCGAGCGCCGACGTGGTGCTGGTCTCCGGGTTCAACGTCATCCAGGAGCGCGACACGCTGGACGCGCGGCTCGCGACCCTCGCCGCCGACCTCGACCGTGTGCCGCCCGGCGGGTTCGTGTACTTCGAGGACGCCGGCTACCACCTGCCCGCGCTGCGGGAGCCGGTGCGGGACGTCCTCGCCCCGCGGGTGGACGTGTGGGCCGTCAACGAGGACGAGCTCCAGGAGTGGACCGGCCGCGCCGTCGACCTGCTGGACGCCGCGGACGTCGCGAAGGCCCTCGAGGAGCTGCACGCGGCCGTCCCCGCCCGCACGCTCGTGGTGCACACCCAGCACTGGGCGCTGGCCGTCGGCGCCGGGGCGGCCGGGCTCCGGACGGCCCTGCGGGGCGGCATCGACATGGCCAGCACGCGGTACGTCCACGGCGACGCGTTCACGCGCGACGACTACGTCGCGACGGCCGCGCGCACGCCCGGTGCCGCGGGGACGCGGTTCGCGCGGGAGGTCGAGGCCCTCGCGGCCGACGTCGCCTGCGAGCCCGCGTACGTGCTGGACGTCCCGCGGCCCACGACGATCGGGCTCGGCGACACGTTCGTGGGCGGGTTCCTGGCCGCCCTGGCGGCCCCGTGA
- a CDS encoding ketose-bisphosphate aldolase has protein sequence MLMNGADLLAVANEHSFAVPAFNISDYAMFNGIVAISEERRAPLMVAIHPDEVSHLGHDVMPALIQRAHKASVPVAIHWDHGGSYEQVLTAIQIGFTSVMIDGSMLPYEENVAITARVVEAAHAVGLSVEGELGTIGKLDEQAEAGVAVSNIIYTDPDQAVDFVQRTGVDSLAVAIGTAHGLYPKGLKPELRLDLLTEIKSRLPIPLVLHGGSGNPDDEIGRAVKLGVNKINISSDIKVAYHDRMREVLADLTLREPNTIQPPAVEAMNVVAAQKIELFDAAGKAELY, from the coding sequence ATGTTGATGAACGGCGCGGACCTGCTGGCCGTCGCGAACGAGCACAGCTTCGCGGTGCCGGCGTTCAACATCAGCGACTACGCCATGTTCAACGGGATCGTCGCGATCTCGGAGGAGCGTCGCGCCCCGCTGATGGTCGCGATCCACCCGGACGAGGTCAGCCACCTCGGGCACGACGTCATGCCGGCGCTGATCCAGCGCGCGCACAAGGCCTCGGTGCCGGTGGCGATCCACTGGGACCACGGCGGGAGCTACGAGCAGGTCCTCACGGCCATCCAGATCGGCTTCACGTCCGTCATGATCGACGGGTCGATGCTCCCGTACGAGGAGAACGTCGCGATCACGGCCCGGGTCGTCGAGGCGGCGCACGCCGTCGGGCTGTCCGTCGAGGGCGAGCTGGGCACCATCGGCAAGCTCGACGAGCAGGCCGAGGCGGGCGTGGCGGTGTCCAACATCATCTACACCGACCCGGACCAGGCCGTCGACTTCGTGCAGCGCACCGGTGTCGACAGCCTGGCGGTGGCGATCGGCACGGCGCACGGCCTGTACCCGAAGGGCCTCAAGCCCGAGCTCCGGCTCGACCTGCTGACCGAGATCAAGTCGCGCCTGCCGATCCCGCTGGTGCTGCACGGCGGCTCCGGCAACCCGGACGACGAGATCGGCCGCGCGGTCAAGCTGGGCGTGAACAAGATCAACATCTCCAGCGACATCAAGGTGGCCTACCACGACCGGATGCGGGAGGTGCTGGCCGACCTCACGCTGCGCGAGCCGAACACGATCCAGCCCCCGGCGGTCGAGGCCATGAACGTGGTCGCCGCGCAGAAGATCGAGCTGTTCGACGCGGCCGGCAAGGCCGAGCTGTACTGA
- a CDS encoding carbohydrate ABC transporter permease: protein MATLTTTPAARPGAPALRTPPRRTGQKALVLTALVVGALFAGLPVLWMLSSSFKANPEIFASPPRLLTEGFSLDAYTTILTDPVKLRFFGNSYLVAGSVTLLTLLVAVLAAYAFSRYDFPGKKVINVVIVSVQAVPPITLLIPYFGLMVALGLYNTYPGLILTYMVFTLPYAIIMMTGYFNTLPRELDEAVKVDGAGPLTALWRILVPISVPGLVSVGVYTFMIAWNEFLFALTLTRTEDMRTVPIGIQLLMGQHSYEWNEMMAMSILGCIPVLVLFLFFQRYFIGGMTAGAVKV from the coding sequence ATGGCGACCCTCACCACCACCCCCGCGGCCCGGCCCGGGGCGCCCGCCCTGCGCACGCCGCCCCGCCGGACCGGGCAGAAGGCGCTGGTCCTGACGGCGCTGGTGGTCGGCGCGCTGTTCGCCGGCCTGCCCGTGCTGTGGATGCTGTCCAGCTCGTTCAAGGCGAACCCGGAGATCTTCGCCTCGCCGCCGCGGCTGCTGACGGAGGGCTTCTCGCTCGACGCGTACACGACGATCCTCACCGACCCCGTGAAGCTGCGGTTCTTCGGCAACTCGTACCTGGTGGCCGGCAGCGTGACGCTGCTGACGCTGCTGGTGGCGGTGCTCGCGGCGTACGCCTTCAGCCGGTACGACTTCCCGGGCAAGAAGGTCATCAACGTGGTCATCGTCAGCGTGCAGGCGGTCCCGCCGATCACGCTGCTGATCCCGTACTTCGGCCTCATGGTGGCGCTCGGGCTCTACAACACCTACCCCGGTCTGATCCTCACCTACATGGTGTTCACGCTGCCCTACGCGATCATCATGATGACCGGGTACTTCAACACCCTCCCGCGGGAGCTGGACGAGGCCGTCAAGGTGGACGGCGCGGGGCCCCTGACCGCCCTGTGGCGCATTCTCGTCCCCATCTCCGTCCCGGGCCTGGTCTCGGTGGGCGTCTACACGTTCATGATCGCGTGGAACGAGTTCCTGTTCGCGCTCACGCTCACCCGCACCGAGGACATGCGGACCGTCCCGATCGGCATCCAGCTGCTCATGGGCCAGCACTCGTACGAATGGAACGAGATGATGGCGATGAGCATTCTGGGATGCATTCCCGTCCTCGTTCTCTTCCTGTTCTTCCAGCGGTACTTCATCGGTGGGATGACGGCAGGCGCCGTGAAGGTCTGA
- a CDS encoding carbohydrate ABC transporter permease: MFTSHAQRTPATAGASRATGADRTDGAPGAGGPPAPTPPSTRAGWERLKRRLTPYGFLSPTGVLLAILMLTPIVMVIWYSLLDGVITTKNSAFVGFANYTEVLTDPVFWTAARNTLVFTTVSVVAHFAIGLGFAMLLNTPLLSHRVKAFFRVIYVLPWLFTVAIIAVLWRLLLNPNGVVNYLLGTVGLTDGQTEWLANPSTALAAVTFINIWAGYPFFMISLLAGLQGIPRDLYEAARVDGATPFQQFRNVTVPQLRPIIVSMALLDFIWTTQQFALIWMTTGGGPINATEMLSTFTYKLAFSRYEFSVASASAVVVLLASMVLAFFYVRHQKARD, translated from the coding sequence GTGTTCACCTCGCACGCGCAGCGGACGCCGGCCACCGCCGGGGCGTCCCGCGCCACGGGCGCCGACCGCACCGACGGCGCGCCCGGCGCCGGCGGCCCGCCCGCCCCGACCCCGCCGTCCACCCGGGCGGGGTGGGAGCGGCTCAAGCGCCGCCTCACCCCCTACGGGTTCCTGAGCCCGACCGGCGTGCTGCTGGCGATCCTCATGCTGACGCCGATCGTCATGGTGATCTGGTACTCGCTGCTCGACGGCGTGATCACCACCAAGAACTCCGCGTTCGTGGGCTTCGCCAACTACACCGAGGTGCTCACCGACCCGGTGTTCTGGACGGCGGCGCGCAACACCCTCGTGTTCACCACGGTCAGCGTGGTGGCGCACTTCGCGATCGGCCTCGGCTTCGCGATGCTGCTCAACACGCCGCTTCTCAGCCACCGCGTCAAGGCGTTCTTCCGCGTGATCTACGTGCTGCCGTGGCTGTTCACGGTGGCGATCATCGCGGTGCTGTGGCGGCTGCTGCTCAACCCGAACGGCGTCGTGAACTACCTGCTCGGGACGGTCGGCCTCACGGACGGCCAGACGGAGTGGCTGGCGAACCCGAGCACGGCGCTCGCGGCCGTCACGTTCATCAACATCTGGGCCGGCTACCCGTTCTTCATGATCTCGCTGCTCGCCGGCCTGCAGGGGATCCCGCGCGACCTGTACGAGGCCGCCCGCGTCGACGGCGCGACGCCCTTCCAGCAGTTCCGCAACGTCACCGTCCCGCAGCTGCGCCCGATCATCGTCTCGATGGCGCTGCTGGACTTCATCTGGACCACGCAGCAGTTCGCGCTGATCTGGATGACGACCGGCGGCGGGCCGATCAACGCGACCGAGATGCTCAGCACCTTCACGTACAAGCTGGCATTCAGCCGGTACGAGTTCTCCGTGGCCTCCGCGTCCGCGGTCGTGGTGCTGCTGGCGTCGATGGTCCTCGCATTCTTCTACGTCCGGCACCAGAAGGCACGGGACTGA
- a CDS encoding sugar ABC transporter substrate-binding protein yields MSNGARMRYLGGTAVIGAAALLLTACGSGGGDAAEGGSSGGDVTIEFAQWWEPELPDGAFRELMDTFESENPGIKVELLSGPYASTKEQVLAGAAAGTMSDVVGLDGAWVNDFAKQGSIADLSALMSEDGFDDSQLVSQVQVDGSTYMIPVVNFVYPMFSNDDLLAQAGVDAPPSTRSEFAAAAEAVTALGDNTYGWVLPLSLEAPNGVQNDVMSWVWASGGSMLADGQPALTDNPDVESGIQFVADLWDAGVVAPGSFTMKEQDKVEEFTNGRVGMMIDSLAHVTTIQESNPDLGFSISAIPAEDDYTGERGIPYASWGIGVAENSEHKAEAMKLVEFLMSEETNAQLSSIANAFPGNTESVPDFVEDNELFATAFEIYQDGYPANEFTGLPVAEELMRQLGEQLQKALNGDQSVDDALTAAQKSWESEF; encoded by the coding sequence ATGAGCAACGGAGCTCGGATGCGGTACCTGGGCGGCACGGCGGTGATCGGCGCGGCGGCGCTGCTCCTCACCGCGTGCGGCAGCGGCGGCGGCGACGCCGCAGAAGGGGGATCGTCCGGGGGCGACGTCACCATCGAGTTCGCGCAGTGGTGGGAGCCCGAGCTCCCCGACGGCGCGTTCCGCGAGCTGATGGACACGTTCGAGTCGGAGAACCCCGGCATCAAGGTCGAGCTGCTGAGCGGCCCCTACGCCTCGACCAAGGAGCAGGTGCTCGCGGGGGCGGCCGCAGGCACGATGTCCGACGTCGTCGGCCTCGACGGCGCCTGGGTCAACGACTTCGCGAAGCAGGGGTCCATCGCGGACCTGTCGGCGCTGATGTCCGAGGACGGGTTCGACGACAGCCAGCTCGTCAGCCAGGTCCAGGTGGACGGCAGCACGTACATGATCCCGGTCGTCAACTTCGTGTACCCGATGTTCAGCAACGACGACCTGCTGGCCCAGGCGGGCGTCGACGCGCCGCCGAGCACCCGCAGCGAGTTCGCGGCCGCGGCGGAGGCGGTGACGGCGCTCGGCGACAACACGTACGGCTGGGTGCTCCCGCTGTCGCTCGAGGCCCCCAACGGCGTGCAGAACGACGTCATGTCGTGGGTGTGGGCGTCCGGCGGGTCGATGCTCGCGGACGGCCAGCCGGCGCTGACGGACAACCCGGACGTCGAGAGCGGCATCCAGTTCGTCGCCGACCTGTGGGACGCGGGCGTCGTGGCCCCGGGCTCCTTCACCATGAAGGAGCAGGACAAGGTCGAGGAGTTCACGAACGGCCGCGTGGGCATGATGATCGACTCCCTCGCGCACGTGACGACGATCCAGGAGTCGAACCCCGACCTCGGCTTCTCGATCTCGGCGATCCCTGCCGAGGACGACTACACCGGTGAGCGCGGCATCCCCTACGCCTCCTGGGGCATCGGCGTCGCCGAGAACTCGGAGCACAAGGCCGAGGCCATGAAGCTCGTCGAGTTCCTCATGAGCGAGGAGACGAACGCCCAGCTGTCGTCCATCGCGAACGCCTTCCCGGGCAACACCGAGTCCGTGCCCGACTTCGTCGAGGACAACGAGCTGTTCGCCACCGCGTTCGAGATCTACCAGGACGGCTACCCGGCGAACGAGTTCACCGGGCTCCCCGTCGCCGAGGAGCTCATGCGCCAGCTCGGCGAGCAGCTCCAGAAGGCTCTGAACGGCGACCAGAGCGTCGACGACGCCCTGACCGCCGCCCAGAAGTCGTGGGAGAGCGAGTTCTGA
- a CDS encoding DeoR/GlpR family DNA-binding transcription regulator — protein sequence MSSSDSTPRRLPAGRKAELAAFVADAGEVTVAQLAERFEVSADTIRRDLDQLDADGVLVRTHGGAVGLSAAPRPNTELDVRMRLQTQAKEQIGTRAAELVRDGQAVIVNAGTTTLALVRSLADHRDLTVATNSLRGATELDPKVYRDLYVFGGSVRLMDQATLGPVRLPAWTHQPEVDIRCDLALIGVGAVSPDVGFSTSNLVEASMMGEMMDRADKVAVLADSSKFGRRLFAQIAELARADYLVTDSPPPPDLARALAEAGVEVLLPR from the coding sequence ATGTCGTCCTCCGACAGCACCCCCCGCCGCCTCCCCGCCGGGCGCAAGGCCGAGCTCGCCGCCTTCGTCGCCGACGCGGGCGAGGTCACGGTCGCGCAGCTCGCCGAGCGCTTCGAGGTGTCGGCGGACACGATCCGCCGCGACCTCGACCAGCTCGACGCCGACGGCGTGCTGGTCCGCACCCACGGCGGTGCCGTCGGACTGTCCGCCGCCCCCCGCCCGAACACCGAGCTCGACGTGCGCATGCGTCTGCAGACCCAGGCCAAGGAGCAGATCGGCACCCGCGCGGCCGAGCTCGTCCGAGACGGGCAGGCCGTGATCGTCAACGCCGGGACCACGACCCTCGCGCTCGTGCGGTCGCTGGCCGACCACCGGGACCTGACCGTGGCCACGAACAGCCTGCGCGGCGCCACGGAGCTCGACCCGAAGGTGTACCGCGACCTCTACGTGTTCGGTGGCAGCGTGCGGCTCATGGACCAGGCGACCCTCGGGCCGGTCCGCCTCCCCGCGTGGACGCACCAGCCGGAGGTCGACATCCGCTGCGACCTCGCGCTGATCGGCGTGGGCGCCGTCTCGCCCGACGTCGGCTTCTCCACCAGCAACCTCGTCGAGGCCTCGATGATGGGCGAGATGATGGACCGCGCCGACAAGGTGGCGGTGCTCGCCGACTCCTCCAAGTTCGGCCGCCGGCTCTTCGCGCAGATCGCGGAGCTCGCCCGCGCCGACTACCTGGTCACGGACTCCCCGCCCCCGCCCGACCTCGCCCGGGCGCTCGCGGAGGCGGGTGTCGAGGTGCTGCTGCCGCGCTGA
- a CDS encoding NUDIX domain-containing protein, translating to MTAAARTSAGLLLHRRGPDDALQVLVGHTGGPFWARRPRSWTVPKGEPLPGEDPLATALREFAEEVGLPAPPGADVDLGEVRQRAGKVVRVWARATDLDLAAARGPVSKVTVEWPPRSGREVTFPELDELRWCGLDEARGLLVEAQTGFLDRLVDVVAEG from the coding sequence GTGACCGCCGCCGCGCGCACCAGCGCCGGCCTGCTGCTGCACCGCCGGGGGCCCGACGACGCGCTCCAGGTGCTCGTCGGGCACACGGGCGGGCCGTTCTGGGCGCGACGTCCCCGGTCCTGGACCGTGCCGAAGGGCGAGCCGCTGCCCGGCGAGGACCCGCTCGCGACCGCGCTGCGGGAGTTCGCCGAGGAGGTCGGCCTCCCCGCGCCCCCGGGGGCCGACGTCGACCTCGGGGAGGTCCGCCAGCGCGCGGGCAAGGTCGTGCGCGTCTGGGCACGCGCCACGGACCTGGACCTCGCCGCCGCGCGCGGACCGGTCAGCAAGGTCACGGTGGAGTGGCCGCCCCGCAGCGGGCGGGAGGTCACGTTCCCGGAGCTGGACGAGCTGCGCTGGTGCGGCCTCGACGAGGCGCGCGGGCTCCTGGTGGAGGCGCAGACCGGGTTCCTCGACCGCCTCGTCGACGTGGTCGCCGAGGGCTGA
- a CDS encoding amidase: MTALHDRTALDLRDGLRAGDLDPVAVVDHFLARAAASDLGAFATITPDAARARASALAADGPAAGAVLWGLPLADKDLGDRAGVPTGFGSRAWAGEHRYVPEVSGDVAQVLDAAGAVSIGKTAAPELGFPATTEPLTGPPARNPWDPGRSAGGSSGGAAVAVAAGLLPVAPGSDGGGSIRIPAAACGLVGLKPTRGLLPAGGGVESLGGLVVHGPIARTTADAALLLEGLLPRDADGTVPHPRTLRTAAGPAGSYLAAAVDGATPDGRSTFRVGVSTFSAWQDAYDVAPGPEALAALHDAVTALGGLGHDVEDTGRWDPDPRYAPAFRALWMAGASAVPLDDPERLALLEPLSRWLVEQGRALPARALAQALTDLARFERTMVARVERYDAVLLPAMAMTPRPLGWYDAEDPERSFAQQCAYTPYTSMLNVAGLPAVTVPVRWTEPDAAAPAGLPMGVQLAGRPGSEHVLLALAAQLEERLRWPDRRPPAW, from the coding sequence GTGACCGCGCTGCACGACCGGACCGCCCTCGACCTGCGTGACGGCCTGCGCGCCGGCGACCTCGACCCGGTGGCGGTCGTCGACCACTTCCTGGCGCGGGCCGCGGCGAGCGACCTGGGAGCGTTCGCGACGATCACCCCGGACGCCGCGCGGGCGCGCGCGTCGGCGCTCGCGGCGGACGGGCCGGCGGCGGGTGCGGTGCTGTGGGGCCTGCCGCTGGCGGACAAGGACCTGGGGGACCGCGCGGGGGTGCCGACGGGGTTCGGGTCCCGGGCGTGGGCCGGTGAGCACCGGTACGTCCCCGAGGTGAGCGGTGACGTCGCCCAGGTGCTGGACGCCGCCGGCGCGGTGTCGATCGGGAAGACCGCGGCGCCCGAGCTCGGGTTCCCGGCCACCACCGAGCCGCTGACCGGGCCGCCCGCCCGGAACCCGTGGGACCCCGGGCGCAGCGCCGGCGGGTCCAGCGGCGGCGCTGCGGTGGCGGTCGCGGCGGGCCTGCTGCCCGTGGCGCCCGGCTCGGACGGCGGCGGGTCGATCCGGATCCCCGCGGCGGCGTGCGGGCTGGTGGGGCTCAAGCCGACGCGGGGCCTGCTGCCGGCGGGCGGCGGGGTGGAGTCGCTGGGCGGGCTGGTGGTGCACGGGCCGATCGCCCGGACCACGGCGGACGCGGCGCTGCTGCTGGAGGGCCTGCTGCCGCGGGACGCCGACGGGACGGTGCCGCACCCGCGCACGCTGCGGACCGCTGCGGGCCCGGCCGGGTCGTACCTCGCGGCGGCGGTGGACGGCGCGACGCCGGACGGGCGGTCGACGTTCCGGGTGGGCGTCAGCACGTTCAGCGCGTGGCAGGACGCGTACGACGTGGCGCCGGGACCCGAGGCGCTGGCCGCGCTGCACGACGCCGTCACGGCGCTGGGCGGGCTCGGGCACGACGTCGAGGACACCGGACGCTGGGACCCCGACCCGCGCTACGCGCCCGCGTTCCGCGCGCTGTGGATGGCCGGCGCGTCCGCGGTGCCGCTCGACGACCCGGAGCGGCTCGCGCTGCTGGAGCCCCTGAGCCGCTGGCTGGTGGAGCAGGGCCGGGCGCTGCCGGCGCGGGCGCTCGCGCAGGCGCTGACGGACCTCGCGCGGTTCGAGCGCACGATGGTGGCGCGCGTCGAGCGCTACGACGCGGTGCTGCTGCCGGCGATGGCGATGACCCCGCGGCCGCTCGGCTGGTACGACGCAGAGGACCCGGAGCGGAGCTTCGCGCAGCAGTGCGCGTACACGCCGTACACCTCGATGCTCAACGTGGCGGGGCTCCCCGCGGTCACCGTCCCGGTGCGGTGGACCGAGCCCGACGCCGCGGCGCCTGCGGGACTGCCGATGGGCGTGCAGCTCGCGGGCCGCCCCGGGAGCGAGCACGTGCTGCTGGCGCTCGCGGCGCAGCTCGAGGAGCGGCTGCGCTGGCCGGACCGCCGCCCGCCCGCCTGGTGA